A genomic region of Eucalyptus grandis isolate ANBG69807.140 chromosome 5, ASM1654582v1, whole genome shotgun sequence contains the following coding sequences:
- the LOC104443362 gene encoding cytochrome b561 and DOMON domain-containing protein At3g61750 produces MAGFGSWVVLARFIFGLCALIFALEHEIFAGADDAGSNVGGPEECRTDLTSVLPPPYSNISQSKLICMTVWNTFVLRHYQSEDGTLTIMLSAVYTTGWVGIGFSKDGLMVGSSAMVGWFNKKGQPKIMQYYLQGTVASKVKPGKGELPLTGVPAAVGLHSSRIYVAFQLKLSKPLARQPVILAFGIKYPKHHRLTHHVNKTSIYVDFVAGSASPGSKYVRERKRTHGALALIGWGLILPTGAIVARYFRHKDPQWYYIHTITQFIGFIIGLAAVVVGLQLYNEVHPDIPNHRGIGIFVLVLTILQILAFFLRPDKDSKFRGYWNWYHSWVGRLTLFFAAINIVLGIEAGHARDEWKIGYGFLVSLVIVAVIVLEVLFRMKRKNSTRLDVPSAFQMNPLEEALPNKDLGPPPSYR; encoded by the exons ATGGCAGGTTTCGGATCTTGGGTCGTGCTGGCAAGGTTCATCTTCGGGCTATGTGCCCTCATTTTTGCGCTGGAGCATGAAATTTTTGCAGGGGCTGATGACGCTGGATCAAATGTGGGAGGACCAGAAGAGTGCAGGACCGATCTCACAAGCGTGCTTCCTCCGCCGTACAGTAACATTTCCCAATCCAAGCTGATCTGCATGACCGTTTGGAATACTTTTGTTCTGAGA CATTACCAGAGTGAGGACGGCACTTTGACCATTATGTTATCTGCTGTATACACCACGGGATGGGTTGGAATTGGTTTCTCAAAGGACGGGTTGATGGTTGGCTCTAGTGCAATGGTTGGATGGTTCAACAAAAAAGGCCAACCCAAAATCATGCAGTACTACCTGCAAGGTACTGTTGCTTCTAAAGTTAAACCAGGCAAGGGTGAATTGCCACTCACCGGAGTTCCAGCAGCTGTTGGACTTCACTCCTCTAGAATTTACGTGGCTTTTCAGCTGAAATTGAGCAAACCTCTTGCCAGACAACCAGTTATTTTGGCTTTTGGAATTAAATATCCAAAGCACCACCGACTTACTCATCATGTCAATAAAACGTCAATCTATGTCGACTTTGTAGCAG GTTCAGCGTCACCAGGATCAAAAtatgtgagggagagaaagagaaccCATGGGGCATTGGCCCTAATTGGATGGGGTCTAATCCTTCCCACTGGGGCTATAGTTGCCAGATACTTCAGGCACAAGGATCCCCAGTGGTATTACATTCATACAATTACACAGTTCATTGGGTTTATCATCGGGTTAGCAGCTGTAGTGGTTGGACTGCAGCTCTACAATGAAGTTCATCCCGACATACCAAACCACAGAGGAATAGGGATTTTTGTTCTTGTGCTAACTATTCTTCAG ATATTGGCGTTCTTTCTGCGGCCAGACAAGGATTCCAAGTTTCGAGGGTATTGGAATTGGTACCACAGCTGGGTGGGAAGGCTTACCCTCTTCTTTGCAGCAATAAACATTGTGTTGGGGATAGAAGCAGGGCACGCACGAGATGAATGGAAGATAGGATATGGCTTTCTAGTCAGCTTGGTTATAGTTGCAGTTATTGTTCTTGAAGTGTTGTTTcggatgaaaagaaagaattcaaCGAGACTTGACGTGCCTTCTGCCTTCCAGATGAATCCCCTTGAAGAAGCATTGCCAAATAAAG ATTTGGGGCCGCCGCCATCATACAGATAG
- the LOC104443363 gene encoding RING-H2 finger protein ATL22, translated as MYILVNLFVLFLFHSRTAAQNCSVLACSSSSSSIPIRFPFRLEGSQQPVSCGYPGFTLSCDDHGRTILRLPHSGEFFVRDINFLTQQILLHDPADCLPTRLLQLNLSDSPFLATYYENYTFLDCPMKLKSSAIGCLSNSTHTVLASSDESFVQAMATVCSIMVSRPIPISWPVQYNQGLSDYLNRDLQLSWSTPDCMDCEMKGGMCNFASKGSQNIGCFNIPATDRTSKGLLIFRIVCLTIALPAIMSSFGIGVFICCKDRRQGRNRANNPLQSIDLAAVIPQPSIVTVGLDESTIESFTKIVLGESLRLSGPNDNICPICLADYKPKEILRCIPECTHCFHAECIDEWLKISSMCPVCRNSPSPVPPNDT; from the exons ATGTACATCTTAGTCAATCTCTTCgttctcttcctcttccataGCAGAACTGCCGCGCAGAATTGCTCGGTTTTGgcttgcagcagcagcagcagcagcatcccAATTCGCTTTCCTTTCCGTTTGGAAGGCAGTCAGCAACCCGTGAGCTGTGGGTACCCCGGCTTCACCCTAAGTTGTGACGACCATGGAAGGACAATCCTGAGACTTCCTCATTCTGGTGAATTCTTCGTCCGCGATATAAATTTTCTCACGCAGCAGATACTGCTCCATGATCCGGCGGATTGCCTTCCTACACGACTTCTTCAGCTGAATCTTTCGGATTCTCCGTTTTTGGCCACTTATTATGAGAACTACACATTCCTTGACTGTCCGATGAAGCTCAAGTCTTCGGCCATTGGCTGCCTCAGTAACAGTACTCACACGGTTCTTGCATCTTCGGATGAGAGCTTTGTGCAGGCTATGGCCACAGTCTGCAGCATAATGGTCAGTCGACCAATCCCGATATCTTGGCCCGTTCAATATAATCAGGGCCTTTCAGATTACCTGAATCGGGATCTTCAGCTCTCCTGGTCTACACCTGACTGTATGGATTGTGAAATGAAGGGTGGCATGTGTAATTTTGCGAGCAAGGGCAGTCAAAACATCGGTTGTTTCAACATTCCTGCTACAG ATCGAACAAGCAAGGGTCTCTTGATTTTCAGGATTGTATGCCTCACGATTGCTTTGCCAGCTATCATGAGCTCCTTCGGGATTGGGGTCTTCATATGCTGCAAGGACCGAAGACAAGGCAGGAACAGGGCTAACAACCCGCTGCAGAGCATCGATCTAGCTGCAGTGATCCCACAACCAAGTATTGTGACGGTTGGCCTGGACGAGTCCACCATCGAATCTTTCACAAAGATAGTACTTGGCGAGAGTCTTCGCCTTTCAGGACCCAATGACAATATTTGCCCAATATGTTTGGCTGATTACAAGCCCAAAGAGATCCTAAGGTGCATACCGGAGTGTACACACTGCTTCCATGCAGAGTGCATCGACGAATGGCTCAAGATAAGCAGTATGTGTCCGGTTTGCAGGAACTCTCCATCACCAGTCCCTCCCAATGATACTTGA